In Ogataea parapolymorpha DL-1 chromosome I, whole genome shotgun sequence, the following are encoded in one genomic region:
- a CDS encoding 54S ribosomal protein L28, mitochondrial, which yields MFGAVRTVQKSGTNLQFVRTKRIRAGLDPVAQRVVTQLSVISANRKMPKMLKLSKEDFVKHVTVMRAWAVVRKEKKQAEEAQLKQQYESIKEANEDLKHVSQKLFEAANELEIGKRFPLELRVPTEYPSRSGWFYDYTPRKL from the coding sequence atgttTGGAGCAGTAAGAACGGTCCAGAAGTCTGGCACAAACCTTCAGTTTGTGCGGACTAAGCGTATCCGTGCAGGGCTGGATCCTGTTGCGCAGCGTGTGGTTACTCAGCTTTCGGTTATATCtgcaaacagaaaaatgCCCAAGATGCTGAAACTGTCGAAGGAAGATTTCGTCAAGCATGTCACAGTTATGAGAGCGTGGGCGGTTGTGCGTaaggagaagaagcaggCTGAGGAGGCGCAACTGAAACAGCAATATGAGAGCATCAAGGAGGCCAACGAGGACCTGAAGCACGTGAGCCAGAAGCTGTTCGAGGCCgccaacgagctggagatcgGCAAGCGGTTCCCGCTGGAGCTGCGTGTGCCGACCGAGTATCCGAGTAGAAGTGGGTGGTTCTACGACTACACTCCACGCAAACTGTAA
- a CDS encoding Aspartate--tRNA ligase, cytoplasmic → MSLEDKVEKLNLEAQPAAKAGQETVLGPDGQPLSKKALKKLEKEREKERKKAETAARIAQEQAAKAAADAASDTAKDNYGKLPLMQSNRKTGIPRIQFKTLTPQDDGKEVVFRARVHNSRQQGATMSFFLFRQQDELIQGLIKANGDSVSKQMVKWAASLSLESIVLVHGVVKKVDELVKSATIQDVEISISKIYTISETPAQLPLLIEDASRSDAEAEASGLPVVNLDTRLDSRVIDLRTVTNQAIFRLQSGICQLFKEFLLERNFVETHTPKLIAAASEGGANVFKVDYFKGSAFLAQSPQFYKQQLIAADFERVFEIAPVFRAENSNTHRHMTEFVGLDLEMAIEEDYHEVVDLLSELFVFIFSELKTRYAKEIATVRRQFPVEEFKLPKDGKMVKLHYKEGIQMLRDAGRELGDYDDLSTENEKLLGKLVREKYDTDFYVLDKFPLAVRPFYTMPDPEDSNYSNSYDFFMRGEEILSGAQRIHDPVLLAERIKAHDVDTTTPGLSDYIQAFTYGCAPHAGGGIGLERVLMFFLDLKNIRRASLFPRDPKRLRP, encoded by the coding sequence atgAGTCTTGAAGACAAAGTCGAGAAATTGAATTTGGAGGCGCAGCCAGCCGCAAAAGCTGGACAGGAAACTGTTCTTGGTCCTGACGGCCAGCCGCTGTCGAAGAAGGcgctcaagaagctcgagaaAGAGCGCGAGAAGGAGAGAAAAAAGGCAGAGACCGCCGCTCGAATTGCCCAGGAACAGGCCGCCAAGGCTGCCGCCGACGCCGCCAGCGATACTGCAAAGGACAACTACGGCAAGCTGCCATTGATGCAGTCCAACCGCAAGACGGGAATCCCTCGAATTCAGTTCAAAACTCTTACCCCTCAGGACGACGGCAAGGAGGTGGTTTTCAGAGCTAGAGTGCACAATTCCAGACAGCAGGGCGCCACCATGAGTTTTTTCCTGTTCAGACagcaggacgagctgatccaggGTCTGATCAAGGCCAATGGCGACTCTGTGTCGAAGCAGATGGTGAAATGGGCGGCCTCGCTCAGTCTCGAGTCGATTGTTCTTGTCCACGGTGTGGTTAAGaaggtggacgagctggtgaaaaGCGCCACGATCCAGGACGTGGAGATCTCGATCTCTAAGATCTACACCATCTCCGAAACGCCAGCACAGCTGCCGCTACTGATCGAGGACGCCTCGCGTTCCGACGCCGAAGCCGAGGCCTCAGGGCTTCCTGTGGTCAACCTCGACACCCGGCTGGACTCACGTGTGATCGACCTGAGAACGGTCACGAACCAGGCCATTTTCCGGCTGCAATCCGGCATCTGCcagctgttcaaggagtttTTGCTCGAGCGGAATTTTGTCGAGACGCACACTCCAAAGCTGATTGCTGCTGCCTCGGAGGGCGGAGCCAACGTTTTCAAGGTCGACTACTTCAAAGGCAGTGCGTTCTTGGCACAGTCACCACAGTTCtacaaacagcagctgatTGCTGCCGACTTTGAACGGGTGTTTGAGATTGCTCCCGTTTTCAGAGCAGAAAACTCCAACACTCACCGTCACATGACCGAGTTTGTGGGTCTGGACCTGGAAATGGCGATCGAGGAGGACTACCACGAGGTCGTCGACTTGCTGTCGGAGCTGTTTGTGTTTATTTTCAGCGAGCTCAAGACCAGATACGCCAAGGAGATCGCCACGGTGAGAAGGCAGTTCCCAGTGGAGGAGTTCAAGCTGCCTAAGGACGGCAAGATGGTGAAATTACACTACAAAGAGGGCATCCAGATGCTGAGAGATGCCGGCAGAGAGCTCGGCGACTACGACGACCTCAGCACCGAGAACGAAAAGCTACTTGGCAAGCTGGTGAGAGAAAAATACGACACAGACTTCTACGTCCTCGACAAGTTCCCGCTCGCCGTGAGACCGTTCTATACCATGCCAGACCCGGAGGACAGCAACTATTCGAACTCGTACGACTTCTTTATGCGCGGCGAGGAGATCTTGTCGGGAGCACAGCGGATCCACGACCCAGTTCTGCTTGCCGAGAGAATTAAGGCCCACGACGTGGACACCACTACGCCTGGTCTGTCGGACTATATCCAAGCATTCACGTACGGCTGTGCTCCGCACGCGGGCGGAGGAATCGGCCTGGAGAGAGTGCTgatgtttttcttggatCTCAAGAACATCAGAAGAGCCAGTCTGTTCCCAAGAGATCCAAAGAGACTGAGACCCTGA
- a CDS encoding MFS transporter encodes MNGNELTELKSKEDSQGSKQGTVHRRTSTSMPHNSIAPLTDSANILPVVPESLPTTPGYELNTNSYFDGAGTNSYFDLASTKGLVSARPPIPPAQQPLSTSFESGRLGGASHKVEGGMTLDNPPRNKWRVISVVLWAVSAGLSDAAPGALLPTIEKYYNISYAVVSLIWLANAIGFIIIALICPKMEPLLGKRKMTSGGCLALVVMYALVSPGYKFPLVVVGFFFGGLGLATCLSQQNIFLSKFERSSQYLGYFHGGYGLGACVGPLIATGMIDSGVKWHLYYLILLGMSMFNFWNMWFAFKGADDDLKPWDNWEPKAHTPTSENPGEDDGKYTMLEETLGFTETLRQQEGPQEPKEESMLKVSLKNPRTWLLAFFVLFYQGAEVSMGGWVVTFLEVYRGGEASSTGYVSSGFWGGLTIGRLFLTTNIHKFLGAKRGVTIMIIGAIITTVLGWVIPILIVEAVAVSFAGIFIGPIYPLMITIAVRILPRKIQVISLTIMTAFGSSGGALFPFLVGLVSQYAGAFVCMPFVIGLLTCTCIIWFLLPNPDRPRVTNFVQRVW; translated from the coding sequence ATGAACGGGAATGAATTGACAGAACTCAAGAGCAAAGAGGACTCGCAGGGCTCAAAGCAGGGCACTGTCCACCGCAGAACGTCCACGTCGATGCCGCACAACAGCATCGCTCCTTTGACTGACTCCGCAAACATCCTGCCGGTGGTTCCTGAGTCGCTGCCTACGACGCCGGGATATGAGCTGAACACAAACTCGTACTTCGATGGTGCCGGAACGAACTCCTACTTCGACCTGGCTTCCACCAAGGGTCTTGTTTCTGCGCGTCCTCCAATCCCGCCCGCACAGCAGCCTCTGTCGACGTCTTTTGAGTCCGGTAGATTGGGGGGCGCCAGCCACAAAGTGGAGGGCGGAATGACCCTGGACAACCCGCCACGCAACAAGTGGCGTGTGATCTCAGTGGTGCTATGGGCCGTGTCGGCTGGGCTCTCCGACGCAGCACCAGGAGCGCTGCTGCCCACCATCGAGAAGTACTACAACATCAGCTATGCAGTGGTGTCGCTAATCTGGCTGGCCAACGCCATCGGGTTCATCATCATCGCGTTGATCTGCCCCAAGATGGAGCCTCTGCTGGGAAAGCGCAAGATGACGTCGGGTGGGTGTCTGGCTCTGGTGGTCATGTACGCGCTGGTGAGCCCGGGTTATAAGTTCCCGCTCGTCGTGGTGggcttctttttcggcGGTCTCGGTCTCGCTACGTGCCTGTCTCAGCAGAATATCTTCCTGTCCAAGTTTGAGAGGTCTTCCCAATATCTGGGCTATTTCCACGGGGGCTACGGGCTGGGAGCGTGTGTGGGTCCCTTGATCGCTACCGGAATGATTGACAGTGGCGTCAAATGGCATCTATACTACCTCATTCTACTTGGTATGTCCATGTtcaatttctggaacaTGTGGTTCGCGTTTAAAGGTGCTGACGACGATTTGAAACCGTGGGATAACTGGGAGCCAAAGGCCCACACTCCAACCTCGGAGAACCCGGGAGAGGACGACGGCAAATACACGATGTTGGAGGAGACGCTCGGGTTCACCGAGACGCTACGGCAGCAGGAGGGCCCTCAAGAGCCGAAGGAGGAGAGTATGCTAAAGGTTTCGCTAAAAAACCCACGTACATGGCTGTTGGCGTTCTTTGTGCTTTTCTACCAAGGCGCAGAGGTCTCGATGGGGGGCTGGGTGGTTACGTTCCTGGAAGTGTACCGCGGAGGCGAAGCCTCAAGCACTGGTTATGTCTCGTCCGGGTTTTGGGGCGGTCTTACGATCGGCCGGTTATTCCTCACCACCAACATCCACAAGTTTCTTGGAGCAAAGCGCGGTGTCACCATCATGATCATAGGCGCTATCATCACAACGGTGCTTGGCTGGGTGATCCCAATACTTATCGTCGAGGCCGTGGCTGTGTCGTTTGCGGGCATCTTCATCGGCCCGATCTACCCGCTCATGATCACCATTGCCGTGCGCATCCTGCCACGGAAAATCCAGGTTATATCGCTCACCATCATGACTGCTTTCGGCTCCTCGGGCGGCGCCTTGTTCCCCTTCCTGGTGGGACTTGTGTCCCAGTACGCGGGCGCCTTCGTGTGCATGCCCTTTGTTATCGGACTGCTCACATGCACTTGTATCATATGgttcctgctgccaaaccCGGACAGACCAAGAGTCACCAATTTTGTACAGAGGGTCTGGTAA
- a CDS encoding Translation initiation factor RLI1: MSQKNTRIAIVSDDKCKPKKCRQECRKSCPVVKTGKLCIEVAPTSKIAFISENLCIGCGICVKKCPFGAINIINLPTNLEKEVTHRYSANSFKLHRLPTPRPGQVLGLVGTNGIGKSTALKILAGKEKPNLGRYDDPPDWEDILKHFRGSELQNYLTKVLEDNIKAIIKPQYVDNIPRAIKGPLNKVGELIKAKLERQDAAKQVVDTLELKGILKREVSKLSGGELQRFAIGMTCVQDAQVYMFDEPSSYLDVKQRLNAAFIIRSLLQPTIYVIVVEHDLSVLDYLSDFVCILYGVPSVYGVVTLPASVREGINIFLDGHIPTENMRFRTESLQFRLADASDKMIVDQSHSMEYPEMTKTQGDFKLTVEAGEFSDSEIIVMMGENGTGKTTLCKLLAGAISPDDGSKAPKLNVSMKPQKIAPKFTGTVRQLFLKKIRASFLHPQFNTDVVKPLKIEDIIDQEVQHLSGGELQRVAIVLALGMDADIYLIDEPSAYLDSEQRIICSKVIRRFIIHSKKTAFIVEHDFIMATYMADKVMVFEGVPSKSATARKAESLLTGCNRFLKNLNVTFRRDPNSFRPRINKLDSQMDKEQKLSGNYFFLENTEL; this comes from the coding sequence ATGAGTCAGAAAAATACCCGTATCGCCATCGTCTCGGACGACAAGTGCAAGCCCAAAAAATGCAGACAAGAgtgcagaaagagctgtCCCGTGGTGAAGACGGGAAAGCTGTGTATCGAGGTGGCGCCAACCTCGAAGATTGCCTTTATTTCGGAGAATCTGTGTATCGGATGCGGTATCTGCGTGAAAAAGTGTCCCTTTGGAGCCATCAACATCATTAATTTACCAACCAACCTCGAAAAAGAGGTCACCCACAGATACTCGGCcaactctttcaaattgCATAGACTGCCTACTCCAAGACCCGGACAGGTGCTTGGTCTGGTGGGCACCAACGGTATTGGAAAGTCCACCGCGCTCAAGATCCTTGCCGGAAAGGAAAAGCCCAACCTTGGAAGATACGACGATCCGCCCGACTGGGAGGACATTCTAAAACATTTCAGAGGATCAGAGCTGCAGAACTATTTGACaaaagttttggaagacAACATCAAGGCCATCATCAAGCCGCAGTACGTGGATAACATTCCTCGTGCCATTAAAGGACCGCTCAACAAAGTCGGTGAACTaatcaaggccaagctcGAAAGACAGGACGCTGCCAAACAAGTGGTCGACACGCTGGAACTAAAGGGAATTCTGAAACGAGAGGTCTCGAAGCTTTCTGGTGGAGAGCTCCAGAGATTTGCTATTGGAATGACCTGTGTCCAGGACGCCCAGGTGTACATGTTTGACGAGCCTTCGTCGTATTTGGACGTCAAACAGCGTCTGAACGCTGCCTTTATCATCAGATCGCTTCTTCAGCCAACCATCTACGTGATTGTCGTGGAGCACGATCTGTCTGTGCTGGATTATCTGTCCGATTTCGTTTGCATTCTCTACGGTGTTCCTTCCGTTTACGGTGTGGTGACCCTTCCGGCCTCTGTGAGGGAGGGTATCAACATTTTCCTTGACGGCCACATCCCAACGGAAAACATGAGGTTCAGAACCGAGTCGCTTCAATTCAGACTTGCTGATGCGTCCGATAAAATGATTGTGGACCAGTCGCACTCGATGGAGTACCCAGAAATGACCAAGACGCAGGGAGATTTCAAACTGACCGTGGAGGCCGGCGAGTTCTCCGACAGCGAGATCATCGTGATGATGGGAGAGAACGGTACCGGAAAAACGACGCTGTGTAAGCTTCTTGCGGGAGCCATCTCGCCAGACGATGGAAGCAAGGCGCCAAAGCTAAACGTCTCGATGAAACCGCAAAAGATCGCTCCGAAGTTCACCGGAACCGTGAGACAGctgttcttgaaaaagatcaGGGCCTCATTCCTGCACCCGCAGTTCAATACCGACGTGGTGAAGCCGCTCAAAATCGAAGACATCATCGATCAGGAGGTGCAGCACCTGTCGGGAGGTGAGCTGCAAAGAGTCGCTATTGTCCTTGCGCTCGGCATGGACGCCGACATCTACCTTATTGACGAGCCTTCCGCCTACCTGGACTCGGAGCAGCGTATTATTTGCTCCAAGGTGATCAGAAGATTCATCATCCACTCGAAGAAAACCGCTTTTATCGTCGAGCACGACTTCATCATGGCCACATACATGGCCGACAAGGTGATGGTGTTCGAGGGTGTGCCGTCGAAGTCTGCCACGGCGAGAAAGGCcgagtcgctgctgacTGGTTGCAACCGGTTCCTCAAGAACCTTAACGTCACTTTCAGAAGAGACCCTAACTCGTTCAGACCGAGaatcaacaagctggactCCCAGATGGacaaggagcagaaactgagTGGCAActatttcttcttggagaaTACCGAGTTGTAA
- a CDS encoding AMP deaminase, protein MSHPLDISHNLTPVVSSGVSSAGGASDDDYVYTGDQDPSTVHYSYTEDKMLRDQDAKVKAFHSIATSPKNSRSSSVHSARPAGLEHASPMAGGKFAYNPITHEMSPMGSSDRELFRAKARMGSLLLNDHNSIIEAPSKELIEIYKNVQRCIQIREKYQRLSLQRPQDNPKNKPEWRIYPNPPPPFWKKGDEYSIERNPDQGDQLAENFDIAKVDIPGPDPELDYVLDDEDVFQVVEKSSGNKIVQIPTMRDYYIDLEQITAIASDGPTKSFAFKRLEYLEAKWNLYYLLNEHDETSESKRNPHRDFYNVRKVDTHVHHSACMNQKHLLRFIKYKMRKCPDEKVIIRDGQVLTLRQVFESLNLTAYDLSIDTLDMHAHRDTFHRFDKFNLKYNPIGESRLREIFLKTDNYIKGRYLAELTKEVFDDLESSKYQMAEYRISIYGRSADEWDKLAAWVVDHKLFSHNVRWLIQIPRLYDVYKKGGIVDNYQDLVLNVFKPLFEVTKDPSSHPKLFVFLQRVIGFDSVDDESKADKRFHRKFPYPRNWDSANNPPYSYYIYSLYANIASLNQWRVRRGFNTFVLRPHSGEAGDPEHLIAAYLAAEGISHGILLRKLPYIQYLYYLCQIGVAMSPLSNNALFLTYDKNPFPSYFRRGLNVSLSTDDPLQFSYTREPLIEEYSVAAQIYKLSNVDMSELARNSVFMSGFEYQLKRHWLGANFDQPGREGNDIEKTNVPDIRVEYRHETLSIERDLIKAYANMA, encoded by the coding sequence ATGTCCCACCCGCTCGATATCTCGCACAATCTGACGCCGGTGGTGTCGTCGGGCGTTTCGAGCGCTGGCGGCGCctccgacgacgactacGTCTACACGGGCGACCAGGACCCGTCCACGGTGCACTACTCGTACACCGAGGACAAGATGCTCAGGGACCAGGACGCCAAGGTGAAGGCGTTTCACTCGATTGCGACGTCGCCGAAAAATTCGCGCTCGTCGTCCGTGCACTCAGCGCGGCCTGCGGGGCTTGAGCACGCGTCGCCAATGGCCGGTGGCAAGTTTGCGTACAACCCGATCACGCACGAGATGAGTCCGATGGGGTCGTCAGACCGCGAATTGTTCAGGGCCAAGGCGCGGATGGGTAGtttgctgctgaacgaccACAACTCGATTATCGAGGCGCCGTCCAAGGAACTGATCGAGATCTACAAGAACGTCCAGAGATGTATCCAGATTCGCGAAAAGTACCAGAGGCTATCTTTGCAGCGGCCGCAGGACAACCCGAAAAACAAGCCCGAATGGCGGATCTACCCGAATCCGCCACCACCGTTCTGGAAGAAGGGCGACGAGTACAGCATTGAGCGGAACCCGGACCAGGGCGACCAACTGGCAGAGAATTTCGACATTGCCAAGGTGGACATTCCGGGCCCAGATCCCGAGCTGGACTacgtgctggacgacgaggacgttTTccaggtggtggagaaaaGCAGCGGGAACAAGATCGTCCAGATTCCTACGATGCGCGACTACTACATCGATCTCGAGCAGATCACGGCGATCGCCTCGGACGGACCGACCAAATCGTTTGCTTTCAAGCGGCTGGAGTACCTGGAAGCCAAATGGAATTTGTATTATCTGCTAAATGAGCACGACGAGACGTCCGAGAGCAAGCGGAACCCGCACAGAGACTTCTACAACGTGCGGAAGGTGGACACACACGTGCACCATTCGGCCTGCATGAACCAGAAACATTTGCTGCGGTTTATCAAGTACAAGATGCGCAAGTGTCCGGACGAAAAGGTGATTATTAGAGATGGCCAGGTCCTGACGCTGCGCCAGGTGTTCGAGTCGCTGAACCTGACCGCGTACGACCTGAGTATAGACACGCTGGACATGCACGCGCACAGAGACACTTTCCACCGGTTTGACAAGTTCAACCTCAAGTACAACCCGATTGGCGAATCGCGGCTCAGAGAGATCTTTCTTAAGACCGACAATTATATCAAGGGCCGGTATCTGGCCGAGCTGACTAAAGAAGTGTTTGACGATCTGGAAAGCTCCAAGTACCAAATGGCCGAGTACCGGATCTCGATCTACGGCCGGTCGGCAGACGAATGGGACAAGCTGGCTGCGTGGGTGGTGGACCACAAGCTTTTTTCGCACAATGTGCGGTGGCTGATTCAGATCCCGCGGCTGTATGACGTGTACAAGAAGGGCGGCATTGTGGACAACTACCAGGACTTGGTGCTCAACGTGTTCAAGCCCCTATTTGAGGTGACTAAGGACCCCTCGTCGCACCCGAAACTATTTGTGTTTTTGCAGCGTGTGATTGGATTTGACTCGGTCGACGACGAAAGCAAGGCCGACAAGCGGTTCCACCGCAAGTTCCCGTACCCACGCAACTGGGACTCGGCAAACAATCCGCCGTACTCGTATTACATCTATTCGCTGTACGCGAACATTGCGTCGCTGAATCAATGGAGAGTGCGCCGCGGGTTTAATACTTTTGTGCTGCGGCCGCATTCTGGCGAGGCGGGCGACCCAGAGCACCTGATCGCGGCGTATCTGGCCGCCGAGGGCATCTCGCACGGCATTCTGCTGCGCAAACTGCCGTACATCCAATACCTGTACTATCTGTGCCAGATCGGCGTGGCGATGTCTCCGCTGTCCAACAACGCGTTGTTCCTGACGTACGACAAGAACCCGTTCCCGAGCTACTTCCGTCGCGGTCTCAACGTGTCGCTGTCGACAGACGACCCGCTGCAATTCTCGTACACCAGAGAGCCGCTGATCGAGGAATACTCTGTCGCCGCGCAGATCTATAAGCTGTCGAACGTGGACATGTCTGAGCTTGCGCGCAACTCGGTGTTCATGAGCGGGTTCGAGTACCAGCTGAAACGCCATTGGCTCGGCGCAAATTTCGACCAGCCGGGCAGAGAGGGCAACGACATCGAGAAGACCAACGTGCCAGACATCCGCGTGGAGTACCGCCACGAAACGCTCTCGATCGAGAGAGATCTGATAAAGGCGTATGCAAACATGGCCTAG
- a CDS encoding putative membrane protein produces MMLRHMLRRIFPVGVLLYLLYIQYAYCYVVCKQNIYDSGWHSAGVGLIVGEAVLVALLLASWALMFVAGPGSLPVAVPPYNLNSYYANGQLYVRGELDEKSPSVVDDAALIAPPQMFLCNADGLPFWCAQCRSIKTLRAHHSSTLGRCIPRFDHYCLYIGTIVAQNNYVWFLCFVSCFELLFFYILVSTFAFSKAVLSYGRHQILHPAALLMIVVNELFTLLLLTLNMSIGHIFELNETSIDFLQLSRARQYRYTLGSRQSRLKNILFRRKITKEEARIGLVNSQRYVSVEHPDARNVRVVLPVPETVHPYDKGYLENALDWFRNRKFTTAQEIVAYEYEMLSPQFRSWVLQQVRAGEGQIFGSTPLTPVAV; encoded by the coding sequence ATGATGCTGCGCCACATGCTGCGCCGCATCTTCCCTGTTGGCGTGCTCCTCTACCTACTTTACATCCAATACGCCTACTGCTATGTGGTCTGCAAGCAAAACATCTACGACTCGGGCTGGCATTCCGCTGGCGTGGGGCTGATTGTCGGCGAAGCGGTACTTGTGGCGCTGCTTCTGGCGTCGTGGGCGCTCATGTTTGTCGCTGGCCCGGGCTCGCTCCCTGTGGCGGTGCCACCGTACAACCTGAACAGCTACTACGCCAACGGACAGCTGTATGTGCGCGGCGAGTTGGACGAGAAATCGCCGTCGGTAGTGGACGACGCGGCGCTCATTGCGCCGCCGCAGATGTTTCTCTGCAACGCGGACGGCCTGCCATTCTGGTGTGCACAGTGCCGTTCCATCAAGACATTACGTGCACACCATTCCTCCACACTGGGCCGCTGCATCCCGCGTTTCGACCACTACTGTCTCTACATCGGCACAATAGTGGCGCAGAACAACTACGTGTGGTTTCTGTGCTTTGTGTCGTGCTTCGAGCTGCTTTTTTTCTACATTTTAGTGTCGACGTTTGCATTTTCCAAGGCTGTGCTCAGCTACGGCCGGCACCAAATCCTGCACCCGGCCGCGCTGCTCATGATCGTCGtcaacgagctgttcaCGCTACTGCTGTTGACGCTGAACATGTCGATCGGCCacattttcgagctcaacgagaCCAGCATCGACTTTCTGCAGCTCAGCAGGGCCCGACAGTACAGATACACGCTTGGCTCACGCCAGTCAAGGCTGAAAAACATTCTATTTCGTCGCAAAATTaccaaagaagaggccCGCATAGGACTCGTCAACTCCCAGCGGTACGTCAGCGTCGAGCATCCGGACGCACGCAACGTGCGTGTCGTGCTGCCGGTGCCGGAAACAGTCCATCCTTATGACAAGGGTTATTTGGAAAATGCTCTGGACTGGTTCAGAAACCGCAAATTCACCACAGCCCAGGAAATTGTTGCGTACGAATATGAAATGTTGTCACCGCAATTTCGGTCCTGGGTCCTCCAGCAAGTCCGCGCCGGCGAAGGCCAGATTTTTGGTAGCACGCCGCTCACCCCTGTGGCCGTCTAG